A section of the Aminiphilus circumscriptus DSM 16581 genome encodes:
- the phnD gene encoding phosphate/phosphite/phosphonate ABC transporter substrate-binding protein yields MRQEQEQMCLSSRILDTTETLGLKLQQTLWVSKEQAKAAEQLRRVVAATRERIETYAPRVERIIGEVQNLAAQSEELGAIGSELSAREERARGEVLNAVETVRSLREELGQIRDVAQTNGVLVQELLSATQDVVTLLARISKITRQTQLLALNAAIEAARAGDAGRGFSVVASEVGKLAVSTQSVAGEIDRAVADMRVHLAQVVDGMTRERAVIDQGHAGTESAVRVIGDAGESVVALGERFRDLVRIVEEQARAAEVIASEAHVIGSDTEQVIDEVSRLGEAMTKEARSAEQFAATMGEMSREVLELQFETARNRPGNELWVGFTPFAEPGYIKKNFGGIVEALARKAGRRLRLFVSADYEALGRLVAEGGVDLGWFSPLAYVVAADHVPLRVLAIPKVKGRPAYQGLIVARKDAGISSLAELRGKVFAFVDPASGSGYLYPRVLLQEKGYDPDNFFGEVRFLGSHDRVLEALTKGEVPAGATYTDAWDAASRKMDLSGLQILARTEDIPKDALAVREDAPREFVEFLARELLRLSPSDPLAGASMKQLAIDGFVPGDDGMYDILRRAREAERGLQRSGRR; encoded by the coding sequence ATGAGGCAGGAACAGGAGCAGATGTGTCTTTCTTCCCGGATTCTGGACACGACGGAGACCCTGGGCCTGAAGCTGCAGCAGACGCTCTGGGTCAGCAAGGAACAGGCCAAGGCGGCGGAACAGCTCCGCAGGGTCGTGGCCGCCACGCGGGAACGTATTGAAACCTACGCGCCTCGGGTGGAACGGATCATCGGCGAGGTGCAGAACCTGGCCGCCCAGAGCGAGGAGTTGGGCGCCATCGGTTCGGAGCTTTCCGCACGGGAGGAACGAGCCAGGGGCGAAGTCCTGAACGCGGTGGAGACCGTCCGTTCCCTCCGGGAGGAGCTGGGGCAGATCCGGGACGTGGCTCAAACCAACGGTGTTCTGGTGCAGGAGCTTCTTTCGGCCACGCAGGACGTGGTGACGTTGCTGGCGCGGATCAGTAAGATCACCCGGCAGACGCAGCTTTTGGCCCTGAATGCCGCCATCGAGGCGGCCCGGGCCGGGGATGCGGGGCGAGGTTTCAGCGTGGTGGCCTCCGAGGTCGGCAAGCTTGCCGTCTCCACCCAGAGCGTCGCCGGGGAGATCGATCGCGCGGTGGCGGACATGCGAGTTCACCTGGCTCAGGTTGTGGATGGCATGACGCGAGAGCGGGCGGTCATCGACCAGGGACACGCCGGAACGGAGAGTGCCGTCCGCGTCATCGGAGATGCCGGGGAATCCGTGGTCGCCCTGGGAGAGCGCTTCCGCGATCTGGTGCGTATTGTGGAGGAACAGGCGCGAGCTGCGGAGGTTATCGCCTCGGAGGCTCATGTCATCGGCAGCGACACCGAGCAAGTGATCGACGAGGTGAGCCGCCTCGGTGAGGCCATGACGAAAGAAGCCCGCTCCGCGGAGCAGTTCGCCGCCACCATGGGAGAGATGTCCCGGGAGGTGCTGGAACTCCAGTTCGAAACCGCCAGAAATCGTCCCGGGAATGAGCTGTGGGTCGGGTTCACCCCCTTCGCGGAGCCAGGATACATCAAGAAAAATTTCGGCGGGATCGTGGAGGCGCTGGCCCGGAAGGCGGGACGGCGGTTGCGGCTCTTTGTCTCCGCGGACTACGAGGCCCTCGGGCGGCTCGTCGCGGAGGGGGGGGTGGACCTGGGGTGGTTCAGTCCTCTGGCCTACGTGGTGGCGGCGGATCATGTTCCCTTGCGGGTTCTCGCCATTCCAAAGGTGAAAGGGCGCCCCGCCTACCAGGGGCTCATCGTGGCCAGAAAGGACGCAGGAATCTCCTCCCTGGCGGAACTCCGGGGAAAGGTCTTCGCCTTTGTGGATCCCGCCAGCGGTTCCGGGTACCTCTACCCCCGGGTGTTGCTTCAGGAGAAGGGGTATGACCCGGACAACTTTTTCGGCGAGGTCCGTTTTCTCGGCAGTCACGACCGGGTTCTCGAGGCTCTGACGAAGGGAGAGGTCCCCGCGGGGGCGACCTACACCGATGCCTGGGATGCGGCGTCCCGGAAGATGGATCTGAGCGGTCTGCAGATTCTCGCCCGCACGGAGGATATTCCCAAGGATGCCCTCGCGGTGCGGGAGGATGCCCCACGGGAGTTCGTGGAATTCCTGGCCCGGGAACTCCTGCGCCTTTCCCCCTCGGATCCTCTGGCGGGAGCGTCGATGAAACAACTCGCCATCGACGGCTTCGTTCCCGGGGACGACGGCATGTACGACATTCTGCGCAGAGCCCGGGAGGCGGAACGGGGTCTGCAGCGGAGCGGACGGCGCTGA
- a CDS encoding ABC transporter ATP-binding protein has protein sequence MIGTEKKQTVGSYPPEDRSVAAGKMETAELLRVENLYTSFFTHVGEVKALRGIDFSLKAGEAFGIVGESGSGKSVTSLSILRLLPYPGRVTAGRVLFRGEDLLAKSEREMRSLRGDDLTMIFQDPMTSLNPVFTVGEQIVEVLRLHRKISKKEAWERAVEGLRLVGIPSPEKRVRDYPHQFSGGMRQRAMIAMSLACEPALLIADEPTTALDVTIQAQMLDLMNDLRAKIRTAIILITHDLGVVSEVCSRILVMYGGQVMEEAASEELFATPLHPYTVGLLRALPGYSRRGNAEHRLVPIPGTPPDLLHPPRGCPFVERCPLALRVCRERPPRFSSPGPGRRVACWLHDPGAPASARERLFAARGDRSARREAVR, from the coding sequence ATGATCGGAACGGAAAAAAAACAGACCGTCGGGTCGTATCCCCCCGAAGACCGCTCCGTTGCCGCCGGGAAAATGGAAACGGCGGAACTGTTGCGGGTCGAGAACCTGTACACGTCCTTCTTCACCCACGTGGGAGAGGTAAAGGCCCTGCGGGGCATCGATTTCTCCCTGAAGGCGGGAGAGGCCTTCGGCATCGTGGGGGAATCGGGAAGCGGCAAGAGCGTCACCTCCCTGTCGATTCTGCGCCTTCTTCCCTATCCCGGGCGGGTCACGGCGGGACGGGTGCTCTTCCGGGGCGAAGATCTGCTCGCCAAGAGCGAGCGGGAGATGCGCTCCCTCCGAGGGGACGACCTGACCATGATCTTTCAGGATCCCATGACCTCCCTGAATCCCGTGTTCACCGTGGGGGAGCAGATTGTGGAGGTGCTGCGCCTCCACCGGAAAATCTCGAAGAAAGAGGCCTGGGAGCGCGCCGTGGAGGGATTGCGCCTCGTGGGCATTCCCTCGCCGGAAAAACGCGTCCGGGACTATCCTCATCAGTTCAGCGGCGGCATGCGCCAGCGGGCCATGATCGCCATGTCCCTGGCCTGCGAGCCCGCCCTGCTCATCGCCGACGAGCCCACCACGGCGTTGGACGTGACCATCCAGGCCCAGATGCTGGACCTCATGAACGATCTCCGGGCGAAGATCCGCACCGCCATCATCCTCATCACCCACGATCTCGGCGTGGTCTCCGAGGTGTGCTCGCGCATCCTCGTCATGTACGGCGGTCAGGTCATGGAAGAGGCCGCGTCGGAGGAGCTCTTCGCGACGCCGCTGCACCCCTACACGGTGGGACTGCTGCGGGCGCTTCCCGGCTATTCCCGCCGGGGGAACGCGGAACATCGGCTGGTGCCGATTCCCGGAACGCCGCCGGACCTGCTGCATCCTCCCCGGGGATGTCCCTTCGTGGAGCGCTGCCCTCTGGCACTGCGCGTCTGCCGGGAGCGCCCGCCCCGTTTCTCCAGTCCCGGGCCGGGGCGCCGCGTCGCCTGCTGGCTCCATGACCCGGGAGCGCCCGCATCCGCTCGGGAGCGGCTCTTCGCCGCCCGGGGAGACCGCTCTGCGCGAAGGGAGGCTGTCCGATGA
- a CDS encoding Bug family tripartite tricarboxylate transporter substrate binding protein, with protein sequence MRRVFLCCAVAAFLLSLPFTAFGAYPEKPVTLIVASEPGGGTDTMARLFAKFAEKYFPQPFVIENRPGAGGQIGFEALARAKKDGYTIGTLYTPHVAAHISAKRAKYTLEDFVPLFNFVSDPGVVVVNAASPFQTLEDLVTAAKDKKLNGSTSGPGGDDFFALTQLNEAAGIEIKSVPEKGSSGQKAAVLGGHVDVGFMNWSQIKPNFQSGEIRILGIMTPERIAELPDVPTCLEQGYRVISDSSRGFAAPAGVSEEVLKALDETFRKVLDDAEFQEAAKEQLEMNVLDGPAYKAYLEELLTVTNKAFEKEPW encoded by the coding sequence ATGAGAAGAGTATTCCTGTGCTGTGCGGTAGCGGCGTTTCTCCTTTCCCTGCCCTTCACGGCCTTCGGAGCCTATCCGGAGAAACCCGTGACGCTCATCGTGGCCTCCGAGCCCGGGGGCGGAACGGATACCATGGCGCGCCTCTTCGCGAAGTTCGCGGAAAAATACTTTCCTCAGCCCTTCGTCATCGAAAACCGCCCCGGCGCGGGAGGCCAGATCGGTTTCGAGGCTCTTGCCCGAGCCAAAAAGGACGGCTACACCATCGGCACGCTCTACACCCCCCACGTGGCGGCCCATATTTCCGCAAAGCGGGCAAAATACACCCTTGAAGATTTCGTCCCTCTCTTCAACTTCGTGTCCGATCCCGGCGTGGTCGTGGTGAACGCCGCGAGCCCCTTCCAGACCCTGGAGGATCTGGTGACGGCGGCGAAGGACAAGAAGCTCAACGGCTCCACCTCCGGCCCCGGCGGAGATGACTTCTTCGCCCTGACGCAGCTCAACGAGGCGGCGGGAATCGAGATCAAGAGCGTTCCTGAAAAAGGTTCCTCGGGACAGAAGGCGGCGGTGCTCGGCGGACACGTGGACGTGGGCTTCATGAACTGGTCCCAGATCAAGCCCAATTTCCAGAGCGGCGAGATCCGCATCCTCGGTATCATGACGCCGGAGCGGATCGCGGAACTCCCGGACGTTCCCACTTGCCTGGAACAGGGCTACCGGGTGATCTCCGACTCCTCCCGGGGATTCGCGGCTCCCGCGGGCGTCTCCGAGGAAGTCCTCAAGGCCCTCGACGAAACCTTCCGGAAGGTGCTGGACGACGCGGAATTTCAAGAGGCGGCGAAGGAGCAGCTCGAGATGAACGTTCTGGACGGCCCCGCCTACAAGGCGTACCTGGAGGAACTCCTCACCGTGACGAACAAGGCCTTCGAGAAGGAACCCTGGTAG
- a CDS encoding ABC transporter permease, which yields MSTSYPEFSTGMTEEGTLSPELWEPIPALEQQGEHISRPSLTYLQDAWRRFRRNPTALIGLVLLALIFAFAIFGPILSSHSYREQNLDRAYESPSAEHWFGTDAHGRDLFVRVMMGGRISLLVGIIATATSCVIGVLYGGFSGYMGGRWDNILMRLVDIASTIPLVLYSILLMVLLGTGLHNIFIALGLVYWVGMVRIVRGQVLALKEQEFVLAARVLGAGTWRLLTRHLIPNAMGPILVTATMMIPGAIFTESFLSFIGIGISAPMASWGSLCSDALGGLRSYPYQLFFPAASICITMLGFNFVGDGLRDALDPRLRK from the coding sequence ATGTCTACGTCGTATCCGGAATTTTCTACAGGCATGACGGAGGAAGGAACGCTTTCCCCCGAACTGTGGGAGCCCATCCCCGCCTTGGAACAGCAGGGGGAACACATCAGCCGCCCCAGTCTCACCTATCTGCAGGACGCATGGCGCCGCTTTCGCCGCAATCCCACGGCACTCATCGGCCTTGTGCTTTTGGCGCTCATCTTCGCCTTCGCCATCTTCGGCCCCATCCTGTCGAGCCATTCCTACCGGGAGCAGAATCTGGACCGGGCCTACGAATCTCCAAGCGCCGAACACTGGTTTGGCACGGACGCCCACGGCAGGGACCTCTTCGTCCGGGTCATGATGGGCGGGCGCATCTCCCTGCTGGTTGGGATCATCGCCACGGCGACGAGCTGCGTCATCGGCGTTCTCTACGGCGGTTTCTCGGGGTACATGGGAGGGCGCTGGGACAACATTCTCATGCGTCTCGTGGACATCGCCTCCACCATTCCCCTCGTGCTCTACTCGATCCTCCTCATGGTGCTCCTCGGCACGGGGCTGCACAACATTTTCATCGCCCTGGGACTGGTGTACTGGGTGGGAATGGTGCGCATCGTCCGCGGTCAGGTCCTTGCCCTGAAGGAACAGGAGTTCGTCCTCGCCGCCCGGGTGCTCGGGGCGGGGACGTGGCGCCTCCTCACGCGGCACCTCATTCCCAACGCCATGGGGCCGATTCTCGTGACGGCCACCATGATGATCCCCGGAGCGATCTTCACCGAGTCCTTTCTGAGCTTCATCGGCATCGGCATTTCCGCGCCCATGGCGTCCTGGGGTTCGCTCTGCTCGGATGCACTGGGGGGCTTGCGCTCCTATCCCTACCAGCTCTTCTTTCCCGCGGCATCCATCTGCATCACCATGCTGGGATTCAACTTCGTCGGCGACGGACTCCGCGACGCCCTCGACCCGCGGCTGCGGAAGTAG
- a CDS encoding C40 family peptidase: protein MRDAVVTVPICPLFLEPREGSELADEVLYGMVVTVLGEEKGWLRFRTRYRYEGFARPGALGERDALAWEVEARSVVIRPFADVLSAPAYRSSVLVTLPRGAVLAGGAAAGEDAEWRSVTLADGREGFVRACALRPARNWNEEGEECTRRHLAEDALAYLGTQYRWGGKTPQGIDCSGLCSMTYLLNGLVIYRDASIREGFPVRPVAAEAARTGDLLFWPGHIGLYLGDGRYVHSTGKSGGVLENSLRPKDPDYRDDLARSITAWGSVF, encoded by the coding sequence ATGCGTGACGCGGTCGTCACCGTTCCCATCTGTCCCCTCTTTCTGGAACCGCGGGAGGGGAGCGAGCTTGCCGACGAAGTGCTCTACGGCATGGTCGTCACCGTGCTCGGGGAGGAAAAGGGGTGGCTCCGGTTCCGGACCCGCTACCGCTACGAGGGGTTCGCCCGTCCGGGTGCTCTCGGCGAGAGAGACGCCCTCGCCTGGGAGGTGGAGGCGCGCTCGGTGGTGATTCGCCCCTTCGCGGACGTGCTTTCCGCCCCCGCGTACCGCAGCTCGGTGCTTGTGACCCTTCCCCGGGGGGCGGTGCTCGCCGGAGGAGCCGCCGCAGGGGAGGACGCCGAGTGGCGCTCCGTCACCCTGGCGGACGGAAGGGAGGGTTTCGTCCGGGCCTGTGCGCTGCGCCCGGCTCGGAACTGGAACGAGGAGGGCGAGGAGTGCACCCGGCGACATCTCGCGGAGGATGCCCTCGCCTACCTGGGGACCCAGTATCGCTGGGGAGGGAAGACTCCTCAGGGGATCGACTGCTCCGGCCTCTGCTCCATGACGTATCTTCTCAACGGCCTTGTCATCTACCGCGACGCCTCCATCAGGGAGGGTTTCCCCGTGCGCCCCGTCGCCGCCGAGGCCGCTCGGACGGGAGATCTCCTCTTCTGGCCCGGGCACATCGGTCTCTACCTCGGCGACGGACGGTACGTGCACTCCACGGGCAAGTCCGGAGGCGTCCTGGAAAATTCCCTTCGTCCGAAGGATCCGGACTACCGGGACGATCTGGCGCGCTCCATCACCGCCTGGGGGAGCGTTTTTTAA
- a CDS encoding tripartite tricarboxylate transporter TctB family protein: MRRTTSDGLFGAAGLALAAAVALAATDFPERADAAVRYLYFLSLVLGLLSLLLVSQSLLRFRKETEKASSVEWVRAPLPFLGTLFAMLCYAWITPRLGFFPASFLFMLCLGWFLGFRKPLPLLGGTAGLLAFIWLIFVKFLAVPVPGGPWG; encoded by the coding sequence ATGCGACGCACCACGTCGGACGGACTTTTCGGAGCAGCCGGCCTGGCGCTGGCGGCGGCGGTCGCCCTTGCGGCGACTGACTTTCCCGAGCGCGCCGACGCGGCGGTGCGCTATCTGTACTTTCTTTCGCTCGTCCTCGGCCTGCTCTCGCTTCTTCTGGTGTCTCAGAGCCTTCTCCGCTTCCGAAAGGAAACGGAGAAGGCCTCCTCCGTGGAATGGGTGCGCGCCCCGCTCCCCTTCCTGGGAACGCTTTTTGCCATGCTCTGCTACGCCTGGATCACGCCCCGCCTCGGTTTTTTCCCCGCGAGTTTCCTCTTCATGCTCTGCCTCGGCTGGTTCCTCGGGTTTCGGAAACCTCTCCCCCTTTTGGGAGGAACGGCGGGGCTGCTCGCCTTCATCTGGCTGATCTTCGTCAAGTTTCTCGCCGTGCCCGTCCCCGGCGGCCCCTGGGGGTGA
- a CDS encoding serine hydrolase: protein MAMDWKSMEERCAACGGTVAILLRHYGRGRTLFCRNVDREMPAASTIKVLLLAALLEEGISWEETLAPREEEKVPYSLVSLLDNPVWSVGDLARLMIFYSDNTATNLLLDRLGMDRVNRVGRALGLSGTQFRRKMMDFDAARRGRENVTTLADQALLYEELFAVSRGLPLPDAMSSSGLNAFSERSSIPWGGREGARKALEILLHVRSDSMLLRYFTEEECLLAHKPGGLSYVRHDAGIFFPGARDVASACGNVPGSGSAPEDAYFFGVFTTGMPEPEAKELIGRLSRYVYETRKEWLHA from the coding sequence ATGGCCATGGACTGGAAATCGATGGAAGAGCGCTGTGCCGCCTGCGGTGGCACCGTCGCGATACTGTTGCGGCATTACGGGAGGGGAAGGACGCTTTTCTGCCGGAACGTCGACAGAGAGATGCCCGCGGCGAGCACCATCAAGGTTCTCCTCCTCGCGGCCCTTCTCGAAGAGGGCATTTCCTGGGAGGAGACGCTTGCGCCTCGGGAGGAGGAGAAGGTTCCCTACAGCCTCGTGTCGCTTCTGGACAACCCCGTCTGGTCCGTGGGCGACCTGGCGCGGCTCATGATTTTCTACAGCGACAACACTGCCACGAATCTCCTCCTGGACCGTCTGGGAATGGACCGGGTGAACCGGGTCGGTCGGGCGCTGGGGCTTTCGGGAACGCAGTTTCGTCGGAAGATGATGGATTTCGACGCGGCCCGTCGGGGCCGTGAGAACGTCACGACCCTTGCGGATCAGGCGCTGCTCTACGAAGAGCTTTTCGCCGTCTCCCGGGGACTTCCCCTTCCGGACGCGATGTCCTCCTCCGGTTTGAACGCCTTTTCGGAGCGGAGCAGCATCCCCTGGGGCGGAAGAGAGGGAGCGCGAAAGGCGCTGGAGATCCTGCTCCACGTCCGGTCGGATTCCATGCTCCTCCGTTATTTCACCGAGGAAGAATGTCTTCTTGCGCACAAGCCCGGCGGACTTTCCTATGTGCGGCACGATGCGGGAATCTTTTTCCCCGGCGCGAGGGATGTCGCGTCCGCCTGCGGGAATGTGCCGGGCAGCGGAAGCGCGCCTGAGGACGCCTACTTCTTCGGCGTGTTTACCACGGGCATGCCCGAACCGGAGGCGAAGGAACTCATCGGGCGCCTGTCCCGTTACGTTTACGAGACGAGAAAGGAGTGGCTCCATGCGTGA
- a CDS encoding ABC transporter ATP-binding protein encodes MNVVETKARENVTSVPSERPLLEVKGLVKHFSVEKEGWFERPQVLRAVDGVDFFIRRGETLGLVGESGCGKSTTGRAIVRLYEPTAGEVLFDGVNVAALSEEQFKPYRRRMQMIFQDPYASLNPRMTVGDIIGESLDIHGLAKGKERLERIHDLLGRVGLNPDHAMRYPHEFSGGQRQRIGIARALAVDPEFIVCDEPISALDVSIQAQVVNMLEDLREQFGLTYLFIAHDLSMVRHLSDRVGVMYLGRLVEVAEKEELYQNPQHPYTQALLSAIPVIGDGGRGKRRIVLEGDVPSPLDPPSGCAFRTRCRYAESRCAEMPAPGLAEIASLHYVACWKVSS; translated from the coding sequence ATGAACGTCGTCGAAACGAAGGCGAGGGAAAACGTCACCTCCGTGCCGTCGGAGCGCCCGCTTCTCGAAGTGAAGGGCCTGGTCAAGCATTTCTCCGTGGAGAAGGAGGGATGGTTCGAACGGCCGCAGGTTCTCCGCGCCGTGGACGGGGTGGATTTCTTCATCCGCCGGGGCGAGACCCTCGGTCTGGTGGGGGAATCCGGGTGCGGTAAGTCCACAACGGGAAGAGCGATCGTACGCCTCTACGAGCCCACCGCGGGGGAGGTGCTCTTCGACGGCGTGAACGTGGCGGCCTTGTCCGAAGAGCAGTTCAAGCCCTATCGGCGGCGCATGCAGATGATCTTCCAGGATCCCTACGCGTCCCTCAATCCCCGCATGACTGTGGGGGACATCATCGGGGAATCCCTGGACATCCACGGTCTCGCCAAGGGGAAGGAGCGCCTCGAACGCATTCACGATCTGCTCGGTCGGGTGGGGCTCAATCCGGACCACGCCATGCGCTATCCCCACGAATTCAGCGGCGGACAGCGCCAGCGCATCGGCATCGCCCGGGCCCTTGCGGTGGATCCCGAGTTCATCGTCTGCGACGAGCCCATCTCCGCCCTGGACGTGTCCATCCAGGCCCAGGTGGTGAACATGCTGGAGGATTTGCGGGAGCAGTTCGGCCTGACCTATCTCTTCATCGCCCACGATCTCTCCATGGTGCGGCACCTGTCGGACCGTGTGGGAGTGATGTATCTGGGGCGGCTCGTGGAGGTTGCGGAAAAGGAGGAACTCTACCAGAATCCCCAGCACCCCTACACCCAGGCACTGCTCTCCGCCATTCCCGTCATCGGCGACGGAGGGCGGGGAAAGAGACGCATCGTCCTCGAGGGGGACGTGCCGAGTCCTCTCGATCCGCCCTCGGGGTGCGCCTTCCGGACGCGATGCCGCTACGCCGAGTCCCGGTGCGCGGAGATGCCCGCGCCGGGACTTGCGGAGATCGCGTCCCTGCATTACGTGGCATGTTGGAAAGTCTCGTCATAG
- a CDS encoding peptide ABC transporter substrate-binding protein gives MKRSVVLLLLVALIGLCVAALPAAAAEQVIRYNLAREPKTLDPVLNGDLIGGFIIDHCFEGLLRDRNGELVPGMAESWSVSEDGKTYTFKLRDAKWSDGKPVRAQDFEYSWRRSLDPKVGSGYAFIFYYIKGGEAFYKGEGKAEDIAISCPDDKTLVVTLENPTPYFLDLVAFMVFMPVREDIVEKAPDNWARKVETYISNGPYKMTTFQPDLVVLEKNPEYWDAANVKLSRIDAVVIPEHSTELTAFENGELDIMENIPLQELPRVSKMEGYVAYPRIISFFYTVNTTRKPFDDVRVRKALALAIDRKAIVEKVRQSSEIPACGLVPEGLKDSTGKDFSKTSGCFGLDPEGKAKPEEAKKLLAEAGYPDGKGFPKFTLLYNTSEEHKGLAEAVQEMWRKNLGIDVELGNQEWQVYASTRREGNYDVGRGNWWGDYPDPMTFLEMFTTGAGTNWPRWSNPEYDALIQKARQVSGVERDEAMYKAHALFMEDMPILPLFYPVDDSVIRPYVKGLERTKMGSWYMGNIVIEDH, from the coding sequence ATGAAAAGATCCGTAGTTCTATTGCTCCTCGTCGCCCTGATCGGCCTGTGCGTGGCGGCGCTTCCCGCGGCCGCGGCGGAGCAGGTTATACGCTACAATCTGGCCCGTGAGCCCAAGACGCTCGACCCTGTTCTGAACGGCGACCTCATCGGCGGCTTCATCATCGACCACTGCTTCGAGGGGCTTCTCCGGGACCGGAACGGCGAGCTCGTGCCTGGTATGGCCGAATCCTGGAGCGTCTCCGAGGACGGCAAGACCTACACCTTCAAGCTCCGGGACGCCAAGTGGTCCGACGGCAAGCCCGTCCGTGCCCAGGATTTCGAATATTCCTGGCGGCGCTCCCTCGATCCCAAGGTAGGTTCCGGCTACGCCTTCATCTTCTATTACATCAAGGGCGGCGAGGCCTTCTACAAGGGAGAGGGCAAGGCGGAGGACATCGCCATCTCCTGCCCGGACGACAAGACACTCGTGGTGACCCTGGAGAACCCCACTCCCTACTTCCTCGATCTCGTGGCCTTCATGGTCTTCATGCCCGTCCGGGAGGACATCGTGGAGAAGGCTCCCGACAACTGGGCCCGCAAAGTGGAGACCTACATCAGCAACGGTCCCTACAAGATGACCACCTTCCAGCCCGACCTGGTGGTGCTCGAAAAGAACCCCGAATACTGGGACGCGGCGAACGTGAAACTGTCCCGGATCGATGCGGTGGTGATCCCCGAGCATTCCACGGAACTCACGGCCTTCGAGAACGGCGAGCTGGACATCATGGAGAACATTCCCCTTCAGGAGCTGCCCCGGGTCTCCAAGATGGAGGGGTACGTGGCCTATCCGCGCATCATCTCCTTCTTCTACACGGTGAACACCACCCGGAAGCCCTTCGACGACGTGCGGGTCCGCAAGGCCCTCGCCCTGGCCATCGACCGCAAGGCCATCGTGGAGAAGGTGCGCCAGAGTTCCGAGATTCCCGCCTGCGGTCTCGTCCCCGAGGGGCTGAAGGACAGCACGGGCAAGGATTTCAGCAAGACCTCGGGATGCTTCGGTCTGGACCCCGAGGGGAAGGCCAAACCCGAAGAGGCGAAGAAACTCCTCGCCGAGGCGGGCTATCCCGACGGCAAAGGATTCCCCAAGTTCACCCTTCTCTACAACACCAGCGAGGAGCACAAAGGCCTTGCCGAGGCCGTGCAGGAAATGTGGCGGAAGAACCTGGGCATTGACGTGGAGCTGGGGAACCAGGAGTGGCAGGTCTATGCCAGCACCCGCCGGGAGGGCAACTACGACGTCGGTCGCGGCAACTGGTGGGGTGACTATCCCGATCCCATGACCTTCCTCGAAATGTTCACCACCGGTGCAGGGACCAACTGGCCCCGCTGGAGCAACCCCGAGTACGACGCACTCATCCAGAAAGCCCGCCAAGTCTCCGGCGTGGAGCGCGACGAGGCCATGTACAAGGCCCACGCGCTCTTCATGGAGGACATGCCCATCCTGCCCCTGTTTTACCCCGTGGACGACAGCGTGATCCGTCCCTACGTGAAGGGGTTGGAGCGGACCAAGATGGGTTCCTGGTACATGGGGAATATCGTTATCGAAGACCACTGA
- a CDS encoding ABC transporter permease — MTRFLLNRFISVLLTIWAVVTVTFLMMHAVPGGPFQLEKQLPDAVVKALEAKYHLDDPLPKQYVDYLKGILTWDLGPSFQKIGVSVEEIIGQSFPVSMKVGLLAVGVVLLLGIPLGVLAAVRSGHASDQFIRFLATLGQTIPSFVLATLLIYVFSARLNWFPSFGLRTWKHYVLPVIALGGYSLSFVLRLTRSSMLEVLQQDYIRTARAKGVSEFSIVFRHALRNALIPVVTYIGPLIASIITGSFVVEKIFAIPGMGKFFVESVTSRDYTVLMGLTLFQSIILCVAILAVDLLYGFLDPRIKVGK; from the coding sequence TTGACTCGTTTTCTGCTCAATCGATTCATCTCCGTGTTGTTGACCATCTGGGCCGTGGTGACCGTCACGTTTCTCATGATGCACGCGGTGCCTGGAGGGCCGTTCCAGTTGGAAAAGCAGCTTCCCGACGCGGTGGTCAAGGCCCTGGAGGCCAAGTACCACCTGGACGACCCCCTTCCGAAGCAGTATGTGGACTACCTCAAGGGCATACTCACCTGGGATCTCGGTCCATCCTTCCAGAAGATCGGCGTCTCCGTGGAGGAAATAATAGGTCAGAGTTTTCCCGTGTCCATGAAGGTCGGTCTCCTCGCGGTGGGGGTGGTGCTCCTTTTGGGCATTCCCCTGGGGGTGCTCGCGGCGGTGCGGAGCGGGCATGCCTCGGATCAGTTCATCCGCTTTCTCGCCACGCTGGGGCAGACCATTCCGAGTTTCGTTCTGGCGACGCTTCTCATCTACGTCTTCAGCGCAAGGCTGAACTGGTTTCCTTCCTTCGGCCTCCGGACCTGGAAACATTACGTGCTTCCCGTGATCGCCCTCGGAGGATACTCTCTCTCCTTCGTCCTCCGCCTCACCCGGTCGAGCATGCTGGAGGTGCTGCAGCAGGACTACATCCGCACCGCCAGGGCAAAGGGCGTCTCGGAATTCTCCATCGTCTTCCGCCACGCTCTCCGGAACGCCCTCATTCCCGTGGTCACCTACATCGGCCCTCTCATCGCCTCCATCATCACCGGTTCCTTCGTGGTGGAGAAGATCTTCGCCATTCCCGGCATGGGAAAATTCTTCGTGGAGAGCGTCACGAGCCGGGACTACACGGTTCTCATGGGGCTCACTCTGTTCCAGTCCATCATTCTCTGCGTCGCGATCCTTGCGGTGGATCTCCTCTACGGATTTCTCGATCCCCGGATCAAGGTCGGCAAGTGA